One window of the Nicotiana tabacum cultivar K326 chromosome 4, ASM71507v2, whole genome shotgun sequence genome contains the following:
- the LOC107775744 gene encoding putative membrane protein At1g16860 — MGSRFPSHQLSNGLYVSGRPEQPKERTPTMTSAPMPYTGGDIKKSGELGKMFDIPVDGSKSRKSGPITGATSRTGLYTGAASHSGPINPNAAARTSYSTSGPISSSGVPGSVSTKKSNSGPLSKHGEPIKKSSGPQSGGVTPTGRQNSGPQAPVLPATGLITSGPISSGPLNSSGAPRKVSGPLDSMGSAKFHGPSVVNSQAVTTLSQNDVYSFKRSFPKPILWAMILLFVMGFIAGGFILGAVHNAILLIVVVVLFGIVAALFVWNSCCGGSAIISFISRYPDAELRTAKNGQYVKVSGVVTCGNVPLESSFQKVPRCVYTSTSLYEYRGWDSKAAGPTHRRFTWGLRSSERHVVDFYISDFQSGLRALVKSGCGAKVTPYVDESIVVDVDPLNNELSPEFIRWLRERNLSSDDRIMRLKEGYIKEGSTVSVIGVVQRNENVLMIVPPPEPFTTGCQWLKCIFPASLEGIVLRCEDASKVDAIPV; from the exons ATGGGTTCTAGATTCCCATCTCACCAGCTCAGCAATGGCCTTTACGTGTCAGGCCGGCCAGAGCAGCCAAAAGAAAGAACACCAACAATGACTTCCGCGCCCATGCCTTATACTGGCGGTGACATAAAGAAGTCAGGAGAGCTTGGGAAAATGTTTGATATCCCTGTGGATGGCTCCAAGTCGAGGAAATCTGGACCCATAACAGGTGCAACTTCGAGGACTGGATTATATACAGGTGCTGCATCACATTCAGGACCTATCAATCCTAATGCCGCTGCTAGGACTAGCTACTCAACCTCAGGTCCCATATCATCCTCAGGGGTGCCTGGTTCAGTTTCTACAAAGAAATCAAATTCTGGGCCCCTTAGTAAGCATGGCGAGCCTATAAAAAAGTCATCTGGTCCTCAATCTGGTGGAGTGACACCAACAGGCCGCCAAAACTCAGGTCCTCAAGCACCGGTTCTCCCTGCAACAGGTCTTATTACTTCTGGTCCTATTTCTTCTGGGCCTCTGAATTCCTCTGGGGCCCCAAGAAAGGTCTCCGGTCCTTTGGACTCAATGGGGTCAGCCAAGTTTCATGGCCCTTCTGTTGTTAACAGCCAGGCTGTGACAACTCTCAGTCAAAATGATGTGTATTCCTTTAAGAGGAGCTTCCCTAAACCTATTCTGTGGGCAATGATTTTGTTATTTGTGATGGGCTTTATTGCCGGGGGATTTATACTTGGAGCGGTGCACAATGCTATTCTGCTGATCGTTGTTGTGGTTCTCTTTGGAATTGTTGCTGCATTATTCGTATGGAACTCTTGCTGTGGTGGAAGTGCTATAATTAGTTTTATTTCCCGCTATCCAGATGCTGAACTGAGAACAGCCAAAAATGGCCAATATGTCAAGGTTTCTGGG GTGGTGACTTGTGGAAACGTGCCTCTTGAGTCATCCTTTCAAAAAGTTCCTAGGTGTGTCTATACATCTACAAGTTTATATGAGTATCGAGGATGGGATTCAAAAGCTGCAGGTCCTACTCACCGTCGTTTTACATGGGGCCTCAGATCTTCAGAA AGGCATGTAGTCGATTTTTATATCTCTGATTTTCAGTCAGGGTTAAGAGCATTGGTTAAGAGTGGCTGTGGTGCAAAGGTGACTCCTTATGTAGACGAGTCGATAGTTGTTGACGTGGATCCATTGAATAATGAGTTATCTCCAGAATTTATCAGGTGGTTGAGAGAAAGAAATCTTTCAAGTGATGATCGCATAATGCGACTGAAGGAAGG GTATATAAAAGAAGGAAGTACAGTTAGCGTGATTGGAGTGGTTCAAAGGAATGAGAACGTGCTTATGATAGTCCCTCCTCCCGAGCCATTTACAACAGGTTGCCAGTGGCTGAAATGTATATTTCCGGCTAGCCTTGAGGGCATTGTGTTAAGATGTGAAGATGCGTCAAAAGTTGATGCTATACCAGTATGA